In a single window of the Limnochorda sp. L945t genome:
- a CDS encoding cell wall hydrolase, which yields MSILFVSRIRRRIMAPSSRRRLYLGAMATLLSVVVSGCFFGPVTIEGQVVDATTGAPIPGAVVTAAGRTYTSEDGSFTLRGLPEGLIRVQAEAAGYQPGYRQVDARAGAPVSVTIQLQPLGPPDLDHPAPPPGGQQPPPPDTEPPPAHPLASLSLRVVDGVSGYQIPLSRYTVKVNGQTYQGSTGGLRIGGLPVGSVTLEVRSRYFQTRWVTVSLSPGANDRTVTMDPIFPAGDVELLARLVVAEAGGEPYDGQVAVAATVLHRVESPDYPDTLAGVIYDNSWAPQYEPVYNGYIWQVWPDSETWAAVVDALSGRDPSLGATGFFNPETVRQRDPYYESWVWTRPVTAKIGHHWFFI from the coding sequence TTGTCCATCCTTTTCGTCTCTCGCATCCGGCGCCGGATCATGGCGCCTTCCTCGAGACGGCGCCTCTACCTGGGGGCCATGGCTACGCTCCTGTCGGTGGTGGTGTCGGGCTGCTTCTTCGGCCCGGTAACCATCGAGGGGCAGGTCGTAGACGCGACGACGGGAGCTCCCATCCCCGGCGCCGTCGTGACGGCCGCAGGGCGAACGTACACGTCGGAAGACGGCAGCTTCACGTTGAGAGGGCTACCGGAAGGGCTCATCCGCGTCCAGGCCGAGGCTGCCGGTTACCAGCCCGGCTATCGACAAGTCGATGCGAGGGCCGGCGCGCCGGTTTCCGTGACGATCCAGCTCCAGCCGCTCGGCCCGCCCGACCTTGACCATCCGGCCCCGCCCCCAGGCGGCCAGCAGCCGCCGCCCCCGGATACCGAACCTCCACCGGCTCACCCGCTCGCGAGCCTGTCGCTGCGGGTCGTGGACGGGGTGAGCGGCTACCAGATCCCGCTCAGCCGGTATACTGTCAAGGTCAACGGGCAGACGTACCAGGGATCGACCGGCGGCCTCCGGATCGGCGGTCTTCCCGTGGGCAGCGTGACGCTTGAAGTCCGCTCCCGGTATTTCCAGACGCGCTGGGTGACCGTGAGCCTCTCGCCAGGGGCCAACGATCGCACCGTCACCATGGACCCGATCTTCCCGGCAGGCGACGTGGAACTGCTGGCTCGCCTGGTGGTGGCCGAAGCCGGCGGAGAGCCCTACGACGGGCAGGTCGCGGTCGCCGCCACGGTGCTCCACCGGGTGGAAAGCCCCGATTACCCCGACACCCTGGCCGGGGTCATCTACGACAACAGCTGGGCCCCCCAGTACGAACCCGTCTACAACGGCTACATCTGGCAGGTGTGGCCGGACAGCGAGACCTGGGCCGCCGTCGTCGACGCGCTCAGCGGCCGGGATCCCTCGCTGGGGGCCACCGGTTTTTTCAACCCCGAGACGGTACGGCAGCGAGACCCGTACTATGAATCGTGGGTGTGGACGAGGCCGGTCACCGCGAAGATCGGCCATCACTGGTTCTTCATTTGA
- a CDS encoding F0F1 ATP synthase subunit epsilon has translation MAELMQLEVVTPQRVVLRERVEAVVAPTDRGYLGVLANHAPMVAALSLGIVQFGRYHGPKRKMAVSGGFMEVSGNRVTILADTAELAEEIDVLRAKAARDRALERLRSRAAHIDQTRAERALARALNRLRAAGTEEERR, from the coding sequence ATGGCCGAACTCATGCAGCTGGAGGTCGTGACGCCGCAGCGGGTCGTGCTGCGCGAGCGGGTGGAGGCCGTGGTCGCCCCCACCGACCGCGGGTATCTCGGGGTGCTCGCCAACCATGCCCCTATGGTCGCGGCGCTGTCCCTGGGCATCGTGCAGTTTGGCCGCTACCACGGCCCGAAGCGCAAGATGGCCGTGAGCGGCGGCTTCATGGAGGTTTCGGGCAACCGGGTGACCATCCTGGCCGACACGGCCGAACTCGCGGAGGAGATCGACGTGTTGCGGGCCAAAGCGGCCCGGGATCGGGCGCTCGAGCGGCTTCGCAGCCGGGCGGCCCACATCGACCAAACCCGGGCGGAGAGGGCGCTGGCCAGGGCGCTCAACCGCCTGCGGGCGGCGGGTACCGAAGAAGAACGGCGATGA
- the atpD gene encoding F0F1 ATP synthase subunit beta, with protein MAHGRKEGQVAQVLGAVVDVVFPAGELPDLYNAIEIPRAGGDGQARDGRPEVLIVEAAQHLGNNVVRCVAMDTTDGLRRGMPAYDTGGPITVPVGKAVLGRVVNVLGQPIDGAGEIQTHLRLPIIRPAPKVDEVEPARQILETGLKVVDLLAPYPRGGKVGLFGGAGVGKTVIIMEMIRNIAYEHGGFSVFAGVGERTREGNQLYYEMKEAGVLDKTAMVFGQMNEPPGNRMRAGLAGLTIAEYFRDVEGQDVLLFIDNIFRFVQAGSEVSALLGRIPSAVGYQPTLATEMGQLQERIVTTKKGSITSIQAIYVPADDYTDPAPATTFAHLDATTNLERRIAERGIYPAVDPLASTSRLLAPEIVGEEHYRVARGVQQVLQRYKELQDIIAILGMEELSDEDKVIVARARKIERFLSQPMFVAEAFTGRPGVYVPLKETIRGFREILEGKHDDLPEPAFYMVGTIDEAVEKAREMEKENG; from the coding sequence ATGGCCCATGGTCGCAAAGAGGGGCAGGTGGCGCAGGTACTGGGTGCCGTCGTCGACGTGGTCTTTCCCGCCGGCGAGTTGCCCGACCTGTACAACGCGATCGAGATCCCGCGCGCCGGCGGCGACGGCCAGGCGCGCGATGGCAGGCCCGAGGTGCTGATCGTCGAGGCGGCCCAGCACCTGGGCAACAACGTGGTGCGGTGCGTGGCCATGGACACCACCGACGGGCTGCGCCGGGGCATGCCCGCCTACGACACGGGCGGCCCCATCACGGTGCCGGTGGGCAAAGCGGTGCTGGGCCGGGTGGTCAACGTGCTCGGCCAGCCGATCGACGGAGCGGGGGAGATCCAGACCCATTTGCGCCTGCCGATCATCCGCCCGGCTCCGAAAGTCGACGAGGTCGAGCCGGCGCGGCAGATCCTCGAGACCGGCCTCAAGGTCGTCGACCTGCTGGCCCCCTATCCGCGAGGCGGCAAGGTGGGGCTGTTCGGCGGCGCCGGCGTGGGCAAGACGGTCATCATCATGGAGATGATCCGCAACATCGCCTACGAGCACGGCGGCTTCTCGGTCTTCGCCGGCGTCGGCGAACGTACCCGCGAGGGCAACCAGCTCTACTATGAGATGAAAGAAGCCGGGGTCCTCGACAAGACGGCCATGGTCTTCGGCCAGATGAACGAGCCTCCGGGCAACCGCATGCGGGCGGGCCTGGCCGGCCTGACCATCGCCGAGTACTTCCGGGACGTCGAGGGCCAGGACGTCCTGTTGTTCATCGACAACATCTTCCGCTTCGTGCAGGCCGGTTCCGAGGTGTCGGCCCTGCTGGGGCGCATCCCGTCGGCGGTGGGCTACCAGCCGACCCTCGCGACGGAGATGGGCCAGCTCCAGGAGCGGATCGTCACCACGAAGAAGGGGTCGATCACCTCCATCCAGGCCATCTACGTCCCGGCGGACGACTACACCGATCCGGCGCCGGCTACCACCTTCGCACACCTCGACGCGACCACCAACCTCGAGCGCCGCATCGCCGAGCGGGGCATCTACCCGGCCGTCGACCCGCTGGCTTCGACGTCCCGCCTGCTCGCCCCCGAGATCGTCGGGGAGGAGCACTACCGGGTGGCCAGGGGCGTGCAGCAGGTGCTGCAGCGCTACAAGGAGCTGCAGGACATCATCGCCATCCTGGGCATGGAGGAGCTCTCCGACGAGGACAAGGTGATCGTGGCCCGAGCCCGCAAGATCGAGCGCTTCCTGTCGCAGCCGATGTTCGTGGCGGAGGCGTTCACGGGGCGGCCGGGCGTATACGTGCCCCTCAAGGAGACCATCCGGGGCTTCCGCGAGATCCTGGAGGGCAAGCACGACGATCTCCCCGAGCCGGCCTTCTACATGGTCGGCACCATCGACGAGGCCGTCGAGAAGGCCCGCGAGATGGAGAAGGAGAACGGTTGA